One window from the genome of Aquificaceae bacterium encodes:
- a CDS encoding prepilin-type N-terminal cleavage/methylation domain-containing protein — translation MKAQKKYGFTLIELLVSVLIAMFLLTMLYATFGSLTSFQSRWLSLRRTYEVNGFFTKIQEQMLFCRNFRLVENRSGKTLEYYTTAGYTSPYVKVKVVISSEGIVYEEINPVNMQTLYEKRLDMRVERIEANKNYIEIYVKGQKFILIVREASSPPFLF, via the coding sequence ATGAAGGCACAGAAAAAATACGGATTTACCCTCATTGAACTTCTCGTCTCTGTGCTCATAGCCATGTTCCTGTTAACCATGCTTTATGCAACCTTTGGGAGTCTAACGAGTTTTCAGAGCAGGTGGCTATCCTTAAGGAGAACATACGAAGTGAATGGTTTTTTTACAAAAATACAGGAGCAGATGCTTTTCTGTAGAAACTTCAGATTAGTGGAAAACAGAAGTGGCAAAACTCTTGAATACTACACCACGGCGGGTTACACTTCGCCGTATGTAAAGGTAAAAGTAGTTATAAGTTCAGAAGGTATTGTGTACGAGGAAATAAATCCTGTCAATATGCAGACCCTTTATGAGAAAAGGCTTGATATGAGGGTAGAGAGGATAGAGGCTAATAAAAACTATATAGAGATATACGTGAAAGGGCAAAAATTCATTCTGATAGTAAGGGAGGCAAGTAGCCCTCCCTTCCTGTTCTGA